One segment of Prionailurus bengalensis isolate Pbe53 chromosome E3, Fcat_Pben_1.1_paternal_pri, whole genome shotgun sequence DNA contains the following:
- the LOC122471449 gene encoding 40S ribosomal protein S27-like — protein sequence MPLAKDLLPPSPEEEERKPKKKCLVQSPNSYFTGVKCPGCYKITTMFSHVQTVVLSGGCSTVLCQPTEGQARLTEGCSFRWKQH from the coding sequence ATGCCTCTCGCGAAGGACCTCCTGCCCCCGTCCccggaagaggaggagaggaagcccAAGAAGAAGTGCCTGGTGCAGAGCCCCAACTCCTACTTCACGGGCGTGAAGTGCCCAGGATGCTACAAAATCACGACCATGTTCAGCCACGTGCAGACCGTGGTGCTGTCTGGGGGCTGCTCCACCGTCCTGTGCCAGCCGACAGAAGGACAAGCAAGGCTCACGGAAGGATGCTCCTTCAGATGGAAGCAGCACTAA